From the genome of Amycolatopsis granulosa:
CGGACTTCTCGGCGATCTGCAGGTCCTCCAGGAGCAGCCCGAAACCCGTGAAGCCCGCTTCGGCCGCGGCCGAGATCCGATCGAGGAGCCCGAACTCACTGTGGTCATTGCCGATGAGCGGCCCGGCGGAGCCAGCCGTCGTCCAACACGTTGCCAAGAGATCAACATCCTGCGCCATTGCCTGGGGCCTTCCACGGTGAGGAGTCCGACGACTACGTAACGAATATCTCCGACTATTTCGAAAATACAGGATCTGCGGCTATGGTCAAGCCACTGGTCACCAGCGGACACGAGGGAGTGCTCTATGACCGACATCGCGCTACTGGGCTTCGGCCGGATCGCGCAGGTCCACGCGAAGGCCATCGCCAGCGGGAACCTGCCGATCAACGTCCGTGCGGTCGCGGACGCGAATCCGGACGCGAGGGCAGCCGCCGCGCAGCTCGGTGCGAAAACCTTCGAGTCGGTGGACGAGCTTCTGTCCGCCGGCCTGGAACTGGACGCCGCCCTCGTCGCCTCGAGCACTCCGTTCCACGTCGAGCACACCACGCTGGCGCTCGACGCCGGCCTGCACGTGCTGTGTGAGAAGCCGTTGTCCGAAGACGTAAAGGAAGTACGGCACCTCACGGCACTGGCCGCCGAGAAGGGTCTGGTGCTGCGGACGGCCTTCAACCGGCGGTTCGACCCGCTGTTCCGGGATCTCAAGGCGAGAATCGGCACGGAGACCGGACCGGTCCGCTCGGTGCACATCATCTCGCGCGACCCGTTCCCGCCGCCTCCCGGCTACCCGCGCTCGGCGGGCAGCATGCTGCGCGACATGACGATCCACGACTTCGACACGGCGCGGTATCTCGTCGATGACGACATCGTGGCCGTGACCGCCCGCGGGACCGGGACCTTCGACACCGACGCGCTGGCCGTCGGCGACACCGACACCGTCTTCCTCATCCTCGAAATGGCCCGCGGGACGCTCATCGGGATCGACAACTGCCGCGCCACCTCGTACGGGTTCGACCAGCGCATCGAGGTGCACGGCGAAGCGGGCACGCTGCACGCCGGGAACGAGGCGCTCCCGCAGGCGACGCGCATCGGTGCCGGAGGGTTCACGACTCCGCGCCTCGTCGACTTCTTCCCCACGCGCTACGCGCAGTCCTACATCGACCAGCTCAGCTCGTTCGGCAACGCCATCGCGGCCGCCAAAGCGGGTGCGGCCCCGGACGACATCGCCGCCGACGGCCGTGATGCGCTGCAAGCCCTGCAAGCAGCGTTGGCAGGCTGGCGTTCGATTGTCGAGGGACGCCGTGTCACGCTGGAAGAAGTCGTGTGACGACCGGCCACGCCCCGCTCGAACGAGTGGGTTGATCTGGCTGTCGTTGGGATCGAAGGGAGGCCGGACCGGGGTGGGGCCCGGTCCGGCCTCCCGGCGGTAGGAGCGCGCTGACGGGTGCTCCTACCGGCCGGTGAAGACCGCCTTGCGCCGCTCGATGAACGACTGGATGCCCTCCTGACCGTCGGCGGTGGCGAACAGCCGGGTGACGGTGGGGGTGAGCTCCTCGATGGCGGCCGGGTCGCCGTGGTCGCGGGCGCGGTGTGCCGACTCGAGCACGGCGCGGACGCCGAGCGGCGCGGCGGTGTCGGCGATGCTGCGGGCGATCGCGACCGCGTGTGCCACGGGGTCGGCGCTGACGACCTCCTGGACGAGACCGATGCGGTGGGCCTCGGCGGCGTCGAACTCGTCGCCGGTGAGCATCCAGCGCATGGCGTTGCCCCAGCCGGTTTCGCGCGGGAAGCGCAGGGTCGCTCCGCCGAACGGGTAGATGCCGCGGCGGACCTCGAGCTGGGAGAAGCGGGTGTCGCGGGCCGCGACCCGGATGTCGGCGGCGAGGAGCAGCTCGATGCCCAGCGTGAGCACGCGGCCCTGGGCGGCGGCGACGACCGGGGTGGTCCAGTCCCCGTCCAGGCGCCACGGATCGCGGCCGTCTTCCGGGTAGAAACCGGTGCCCGACTGGATTGCCGGGCCGACGTCGG
Proteins encoded in this window:
- a CDS encoding crotonase/enoyl-CoA hydratase family protein, which produces MTLTSEHGTITLERDGHILLIGLNRPQKHNAFNLAMLHDLSRAYALLESDDDLRCGVLFAHGEHFTAGLDLADVGPAIQSGTGFYPEDGRDPWRLDGDWTTPVVAAAQGRVLTLGIELLLAADIRVAARDTRFSQLEVRRGIYPFGGATLRFPRETGWGNAMRWMLTGDEFDAAEAHRIGLVQEVVSADPVAHAVAIARSIADTAAPLGVRAVLESAHRARDHGDPAAIEELTPTVTRLFATADGQEGIQSFIERRKAVFTGR
- a CDS encoding Gfo/Idh/MocA family oxidoreductase, which encodes MTDIALLGFGRIAQVHAKAIASGNLPINVRAVADANPDARAAAAQLGAKTFESVDELLSAGLELDAALVASSTPFHVEHTTLALDAGLHVLCEKPLSEDVKEVRHLTALAAEKGLVLRTAFNRRFDPLFRDLKARIGTETGPVRSVHIISRDPFPPPPGYPRSAGSMLRDMTIHDFDTARYLVDDDIVAVTARGTGTFDTDALAVGDTDTVFLILEMARGTLIGIDNCRATSYGFDQRIEVHGEAGTLHAGNEALPQATRIGAGGFTTPRLVDFFPTRYAQSYIDQLSSFGNAIAAAKAGAAPDDIAADGRDALQALQAALAGWRSIVEGRRVTLEEVV